The Actinocorallia herbida DNA window TCCAAGACGATCATCGCGATCAACAAGGACCCTGAGGCCCCGATTTTCGAGCTGGTCGACTACGGCGTGGTCGGCGACCTGTTCCAGGTCGTCCCGCAGCTCACCGAGGAGATCGGCAAGCGCAAGTAGTCTGCGCCGGTCCCCGAAGGCCCCCGCCTCCCTCTGGAGGGGCGGGGGCCTCTTCGCGTCTTACGAGGCGGGTTTCAGTACGCCGGTCCAGGTGAGGGCGGAGCATCGGGTGTCCGTGCAGAAGTCCACGCGGAGATCGCCCGCGGCGTTGGCGCCGAAGCGGATCACCGAGTCGGTGCAGGTGCCGCTGGGCGTGCGCTCGTCCATCAGGGCCTTCCGCGCGGCGACGTCCCTGACGGACAGGGTCCCGGTGCACTTGTGCCCGGGATAGGAGGTCGAGCCCCCGTCCCGGGTGAGGGTCACCCGCATCTTCCAGGGGTCGCGCTCTTTGTCGGAGATATCGCGGATCGTCCCGGTCCAGGTGCCCTGGAGTTCGGCGGGCACTTCGGGGGCGGGGTCGGGGGACCCGGAGCCGTCCAGGAGGCTCACGACCACGGGGCCGCCGAGGAACAGGGCGGCCAACGCGATCGCGGTCTTCTGCCACAGGCGCAGCCGGTGCTTCGCGGCGGGAGGGCGGTGCGGAGGAACCCGGTGGTAGGGCGGAGCCGGGCGGACATACGGCGGGGCGTAAGGAGGGGGAGGATACGAGGGGGGCACGTACGACGGCGGGACGAACGGGGCCGAGTAGGGCGAGGAGACCGCGTCGTCCCACGGGTCGTCCGGCGGGTCGTCATCGGGATCGTCGTAGAGGTCGTCGTCCCAAGGGTCGTGGGCGGCGCGCGCATCGGCCTGTCCGGGCGGGGCGTCCGAGTCCGCAGCCCCGAAGGACGGGTCGTCCCAGGGATCCTCGTCCCAGGGGTCGTCGTCCGCGGGTCCCGTGTCCGCGGGGCCCGCGGCGGACCCGTCGTCGGCCGAGGCCCGCCAGCGGTCGTAGGCGGCGCGGTCCTCGGTGAGGATCCGCCGCGCCGTGTTGAGCAGCGCGGTCAGCTCGCGTGCCGCGGGGGAGTCGCCGTTGCGGTCGGGGTGGTGGCGGAAGACGAGGCCGCGGTGCGCGGCGTGGATCTCCCGCTCGGTGGCGTCCGGGGCGAGGCCGAGGACGGCATAGGCGTCGTTTCCCGCGAGGTCGGCGAAGCCGCGGGCCATCAAGCGCCTACGCGGCCGACCACCGGCGCCCGGTAGCAGCGCAGGGCCCAGTGCGCGGTGGCGTCGCTGTGCCCCGCCGGGACGATCTTCGACCCCGCCGCGAGCGTCAGGTCCCGCGCCCCGGCGAGCACCAGCACGAAGACCTCGAGATGGTGGTCGTAGCCCTGGTAGTACCAGTCGTGGAAGGAGACGGGGGAGTCGGAGAACGGGCTCTGGAGAAGGGTCTGCGCCTTCTCCGGGAGGTTCCCGAGGACTCCGCGGGCCGCGGCGGAGAGGCCGACGGGGCCCGCCGGGGCGCCGCCGTGCCCGGGACCCGCCGCGCCGGCCCGGGGGTGGGCGGGCGGCGGCCTGTGGTCGACGTCCCGGTGCCGGATCGGCCCGAGGCGGTAGGAGGACAGCGTGTAGACCGGGCGGTGGTCGGCGTTGAGCCGGGGCCGGGCGATGCACAGCGCCGACTCCCCGAACACCACGGCCATGGGCCGCCCGTCGGCGTCCGAGGGGTCGTCGGAGGCGAACCAGGCCAGGGTGGACCCCGCCCTCTGCTCCAGGAGCGCGCGGACCTTGGGGCTGAGGGCCTCCCAGCACGCGTCGCGCAGCCGGGTGCCGCCGAGCCCGAGCGGCTCCGCCCGGTGCACGGGCGCGCCCTGCGCGGACGGCACGGGGGTGTCCCGGCGACGGGCGGTGGGCAGCCGGTCGTCGCCGGGGCCGATCGGACGCAGATTCAAAGACGGCCTCCGCAGACGGGTGAGTTCCGTTCGGAATCCTGCCAAGACGCGCCCCCGGGCGTCCACCCGGTTCAGGCGTCCCGTCAAGCCGCCTGGAGTTCGGCGTCCGATCGGGGCGCGGGCGCGGCGGCGATGTCG harbors:
- a CDS encoding J domain-containing protein, with amino-acid sequence MARGFADLAGNDAYAVLGLAPDATEREIHAAHRGLVFRHHPDRNGDSPAARELTALLNTARRILTEDRAAYDRWRASADDGSAAGPADTGPADDDPWDEDPWDDPSFGAADSDAPPGQADARAAHDPWDDDLYDDPDDDPPDDPWDDAVSSPYSAPFVPPSYVPPSYPPPPYAPPYVRPAPPYHRVPPHRPPAAKHRLRLWQKTAIALAALFLGGPVVVSLLDGSGSPDPAPEVPAELQGTWTGTIRDISDKERDPWKMRVTLTRDGGSTSYPGHKCTGTLSVRDVAARKALMDERTPSGTCTDSVIRFGANAAGDLRVDFCTDTRCSALTWTGVLKPAS